A window of Halobacillus naozhouensis genomic DNA:
CTGGATTTAGTAGCGATCGAATGGTTGGAGCAATACTTGCTTCAATATAAGGGTGCAGTATGCATCATCTCCCACGACCGTTCATTCCTAGATCATACGGTCTCAACTATTGTGGACCTCGAATCTGGTGTAGCACAGAGTTATAAGGGGAACTACTCTTCTTTTGAACAACAGAAAGAGGAGCAGCTGCTGGCAGAATTTCATCAGTATCAAGAACAGCAAAAGAAAATAAAGAAAATGAAAGAAGCCATCAGACGGCTGAGGCAATGGGCCAATGAAGCTAACCCTCCAAATCCTAAGCTGTTTAAAAAGGCTAAAAGTATGGAGCGGGCCTTAGAAAAGATGGAGAAAATCAATCGTCCAATTCTTGACCGTAAGAAAATGGGCTTAACGCTTCAGGCGGATGGTCGCAGCGGCAACGATGCTCTGACGGCTGAAGGAGTAACAAAAGGGTATCGAGGACGTTTAATCTTGGATGAAATTTATTTAAATCTTCGCTATAAAGAGCGACTTGCTATCGTAGGAGCTAATGGAAGTGGTAAATCTACACTTCTTAAACTGCTGCTCCAGCAGGAAAAGCCAGATGCAGGAGTCGTAAAGCAAGGAAGTTCTATTCAAATTGGATACTTGCCTCAAAATCCATTGGATGGGGTTGATGACCAGCAGCGAATGATCGATTATTTCAGGGAGTATATAAGAGTAACAGAAGGACAGGCTAGGCATTTGCTGGCAGCATTTATGTTTTATGGGTATGATGTATTTCTGAAAATCGCTCATTTAAGTGGCGGGGAGCGGATGCGCCTTAAGCTGGCTGTCTTTATGCATGAAGGGGTTAATTTACTAGTTCTTGATGAACCTACGAACCATTTGGATGTGGAATCACAAGAAGTTTTAGAAGAGGCACTAGAGCATTTTGAAGGAACGGTTATTGGTGTTTCCCATGATCGTTACTTTTTAAATAGGTGCTTTAAGGAAACGGCCTACCTCGTAGAGGGAAGGCTCTATCGATATCTGGGATCGTACAATGAGACGAAGGAAAAATGGCAAGGGTTATTAGAGAAACCTGTGAAGATGGAACCACCAGCTAAGGCCAAGCCCTCCAATCCAGCGATTAAAGAGGTGCCTGTAGAAGAAAGAATTATGAAGCTTGAACAAGATCTAAATGAAACAGATGAGGCACTCAAACGGGAGACGGGTACTGCTGAATTAAAGGTATTACAGAAAAGAAAAGATGTATTAACTGAACGGATCGACCAGTTGTATGATGTCTGGATGAATTAGCTCTGTGCGCACACCAATTTTAACCGTACACCTCTGGAACCGCATTAGTCGAATCGCTTCCTATCATTTCTAGGGCACCTGGAGCCTTATTAGCTTACAATGAATTTTTTCCACTTCATCATTAAATAGTCGTTTAAACCTCCGATTACCAGGGTAGATTATCGAGTAGTCATAGTATAGAAGGAGGAGCAAGCAATCGTGCGTGTCTTAGTAATAGGAGCAAATGGTAAAGTAGGAAAACATATCGTAGATAAACTAAGTGATTATGGCCACGAACCAGTTCCTATGGTCCGGGATACTGATCAATTCCCGCATTTTGAGGAAAAGGGACATAAACCAGTGCTTGGCGATCTGGAAAAAGATTTTGACTCAGCGTTTTATAATATAGATGCGGTTATTTTCGCGGCTGGATCCGGTCCGCATACGGGCGCTGATAAGACGATTCTGATTGACCAAGAAGGGGCTATCAAAGCTATCGAGCGTTCGAAATATTTTGGAATTAAGAAATTCGTGATATTAAGTTCGATCGCTGCCGATCGACCGGAATCTACTCCCGATACGATCAAGCATTATATGTTTGCCAAGCATAGAGCTGATGAACACTTGAAACAGTCAGGCTTGACTTATACGATTGTCCGACCAGGTATATTAACGAATAATTCAGGCACAGGGAAAGTTAAACTTCAGAAGCATGTTCCCGGTTTTGAAAAAATTCCTCGTGAAGATGTAGCCGAGACAATTTCTTTTTTACTGTCTGAATCTCAAGCCTTAAACAAGAGTTTTGACCTAGTTAGTGGTGAACAGCGCATTCAAGAAACTTTGACAAATTAGTAATGCATTCAGGGGCATCCTCGCCCCTCGTGTGCATTTTTTTTGGTGTTAAAGTTTAACTGTAGATGAAATGGGTATTATAAAGTAAATATTACAAAGGAACTAGAAAGAGAGAATGGAGGGGTGTCAATGATCGGTCACGAGGTTATAGTGTACACCAGTAATGACTGTGTGCAATGTGAAAAGGTATTAGCAAAATTGAGTAAATGGAATATAGCTTTTGAAGAACGTAATATTTCTAAGGATGAGAGGCATTTCAAAGATTTAAAAGCACAACGAATCTATGCTACGCCTGCTACCTTTTTTAACAGTGAAAAGATTCTTGGTTATCAAGAACGCAGGTTGAGACGAGCGCTAGGTATCCCGTACGACGCAACATTTCAAAAAACTTCAAATATATCATCATAATTTCAAGTGATTTATTGTCACTTGCTTTTTTTTACACTTTTTCCCCTTAGTAACATAGGCTATAGTAAATGAATGAAAAGGTGGAACTGATTGTGTACACTTACACTTATCCTTATAATTCTTATTACCCTTACTGTCAGCCAGATAGCCGTACCAATACATCCCCTCCCTATTATAATCATTACAACCCTTATGGTAATTTTGCATCGCCACCTAATGCCATGTGGAATCAGGGGATGTACGCTTACAACAATCCTTACACGTATGGTTATGGACAACAGGGATACAATGAAGGTGAGCCTGCAGCGGCATCGAAGAGCAGTGTTGTTTCTTATTTTCAAGATGAACAAGGACAGTTGGACTTTGATAAAATGATGTCTACCACAGGTCAGGTTATGCAAACAATTCAGCAGGTTTCCCCAATTGTTAAAGGGATAGGGTCTTTCGTAAAAGGAATGAAATGAGGCGCGCCATTTTTCTCAGGCGCGTTTCCTTCCACGTAAATTATAGAGAATTTGAATGGGCAGGTGGACAATAACGAGTGTTGGTGTTTATGCATCCATGGTTATACTGGAAGTCCAACTCCCGCGGGGCCGTACCCGAAAAAGGTCCTCCTTCACCTAGCTAGGGGCCAGCTAGGTGAAGGAGGACCTTTTCATGTTCTGACAGGGAGAGACCGTCACTTTCTTCAGGCACAAGCTATTAAATCATTACTCCAATTTATCGTTCCAGTTCCCGTCATAAAGCCAGAGGAGCTTCCACTGGCTTTAGTCATTTTTAAAAAATGCAATAACGATGCCACCTTCTCCTGCATGGGTTGAAATAATCGGTCCCATCTCTGTGAAAATGGAGTCTTTGAAGTTATAACGGTCCCTGATGCTTTGAAGAACTGACTTGCCGCGTTCTTCATCATTACTATGAGAAATTGCGATCACTTTGTCTTCAAATTGATGGGAATATTCTCCGATTTGTTCGATGAAGCGGCGGAGGGATTTCTTGTTCCCCCGTACCTTTTCGGTCACCTCGATTTTCCCTTGCTCAGTAGCTTTCATAAGCAGCTTTATATTAAGGGTTTTTGCAATAGTACCTTTTACCTTATCAAGACGACCGCCCTTAATGACATTTTCCAGCGTTTTTAAGATGAAGAGGGTAGTGGTTTGCTCGATTTTCTTCTCCATATGAGCGACGACCTCTTTGAACTTAATGCCGTTTGCTGACATCGCAGTGGCTTCATGGACCAGGAGGGCAATTCCGCAAGAAGCCGTTTTTGTATTTAATACAGCTATGGAACGGTTAGGCTCTTCTTCAAGCAGCATTTTTTTCCCTATCACGGCACTCTCGTATGTGCCGCTCAATCCTTGAGTAAGTGCCAGAACAATAATAGGCGTATCCTTATCTACTTCCTTATACTTATCGTAAAATTCGTTAGGACTGGGAGAAGAGGTGCTAGGAAGCGTAGTAGCTTCTTTCAGTTTTTCGTAAAATGTTGGCAAATCGATCGTCAACCCTGTTTTATAGTGGTCTTCATCAAAATGAAGGTTTAAAGGGACTACTTTCAAGTTATGTTGTTCAACCATGGCTTGAGGTAAATCGGCCCCTCCATCAATAATTAGTTGAATCGACATGGTGTTCACCTGCTTTCTTATAGTAAGTTTCTGTCTCGCTGCAGTACTTTGGAAAACTTGTTAAGAGTTATGGGAATTATGTGTAATTTTTGGTTTTCTTAATTTTTTGGTACTAACAATAAAGAGCATAAGTCCAAATAGAACGATGGATCCTCCGAGCCACTGATACCAGGAGATTTGTTCATCGAGCACCACGTAAGCGAGAATGGAGGCCCCGATCGGCTCTAAAAGTATGCCCATGGAGATGGTAGAGGTGCTGATCCATCTTAAAGACGCATTAAACAGCGTATGACCAAAAAAAGTTGGTACAATGGCCAGCGCTAAAAATATCAGCCATTGGTGACCGGAGTATCCCGTAAAGGAATAGTTAAGTACCAGGTTATAAATAAATAAACTAAGCGCGGCGACCCCGTACACAATAAAGGTATAAAATAGCAAGGAAAGTCGCCTTCTTAAGTTCTGTCCTAACAGAAAATAGGCTGTCACCATCACTGCCCCAAGAAGGGCGAGGATATCTCCAACCAGTGCCATTCCACTAATTCGGAAATCACCTGAACTAATAATCACACTTCCTGTTACAGCGATAACCATGCTTAGTAAAGCCCCTGCAGTGAAACGCTCTTTAAAAAACAGAAATGTTCCTAGAAATGCGAATAGAGGCTGCATAGATACGAGGATTACAGAGCTGGCAACTGACGTATAATTTAGGGATTCAAACCATAATATAAAGTGTGAAGCCAGGAAGATACCTGCAAAAGTAGCTAATACCCATTCTTTTGAAGAAATTTCTTTGAACTCATGGGTGTGGTTCCACATAACGTAGGGGAGCATAATAATCACAGCAAGCACCAACCGATAGAAAGCGATCATGGAAGCTGGAGCGTCCCCGGCCAGTTTAACCAATATAGCTGAGGTTGAAATAGATAGTACACCAATTGCTAACATGAAATATGGATGAAAGGGAGGCTTATCCAAACCTGACCCTCCTTTTGTTAGGATCACTAGCATATACCCTGATAATAAAGCATATATGGCTGCCAAGCTTCTTTTAGTTATATATTAAAACGCTTTACATCATTTTATCATTGATACGTTTGAAAAGCATAATAAAAATGTGTAGAATATATACTGTTATGTGTGTTATGATGGATGAATCTATCAGGCAGGTGCTTCAAAGCCTCTCCCGTATAGCATTGGCAGGAGGCTTTTTTTTACATGTTTTAATCACTGGTAAGGTAGAAGATTTTTTTAATAAAGGAGTATGAAAGTATAGTGACAACATTCAATTCATTAGGATTATCCAATCCGGTGTTGAAGGCTTTAAACAACATGGGGTTTGAAGAAACGACACCTATTCAAGAGCAAACCATTCCTCTTGGGTTACAGGGGAAAGATGTCATCGGCCAAGCGCAAACGGGAACAGGTAAAACAGCTGCATTCGGAATACCGATGATCGAGAAAATAAACAAAGATATCAAGTCTGTTCAGGGGCTGGTGATCGCGCCGACGCGTGAATTAGCCATTCAAGTAGCTGAAGAAGTAAACCGGCTTGGTAAATATAAAGGGGTACGCACACTTCCGATTTATGGTGGGTCGAATATGGAACGCCAAATTCGTGCACTTCGAGACAACCAAATCGTTGTGGCAACTCCTGGTCGTTTACTTGATCACATCCGTCGTAAAACGATTAAACTTGAGAACGTTCATACAGCTGTGTTAGATGAAGCAGACGAAATGTTAAACATGGGTTTCATTGATGACATTCGTGACATCCTTAAGTCTCTTCCAGAGCACCGTCAGACGTTGCTTTTCTCAGCTACCATGCCTAAGGAAATCCGCAACATCGCCACAACGCTCATGAAGAAACCTGAGGAAGTTAAAGTGAAATCAAAGGAAATGACAGTCGAAAATATCGATCAATACTACTTGGAGATCCCGGAAAAGCATAAGTTCGACACGTTAACACGCCTTCTGGATATTCACGCTCCAGCATTAGCGATCGTGTTTGGCCGTACGAAACGACGTGTAGATGAAGTTTCAGATGGCTTACAAGCTCGTGGTTTCCGTGCTGAAGGTATTCACGGTGACCTCACTCAGGGCAAACGCATGTCCGTATTGAATAAATTCAAAAAAGGCAGAATCGAGATCCTTGTAGCAACAGATGTTGCTGCTCGCGGACTTGATATTTCTGAAGTATCACATGTTTACAATTTTGACATTCCTCAGGATCCTGAAAGCTATGTCCACCGTATTGGACGTACTGGCCGTGCAGGCCGCAAAGGGGAGTCTGTTTCTTTTGTAACATCACGTGAGAAAGCACAACTCAACTTAATTGAGAAGCTTACGAAGAAGAAGGTTGAGCGCATGAATGTACCTTCTTCTGATGAAGCACGTCGTGGACAACAGCAAGTTGCTGTAGAAAAACTGACTGGTGCTGTAGGTAATAAAGACCTCGATAAGTATAGACAATCAGCAAGTGAATTGCTTGAGCAACACGATGCGTCTGACCTTGTGGCGGCAGCTTTAAAAATGCTCACAAAAGAGCGCAGTGAGGTGCCGGTTCGTTTGTCCTCTGTCCAGCCTATCAGTGTAAAAGGGGCACGCGGCGGTGGAAAAGGAAAAGGCGGTAATAAGCCTTACCGTAAAGACGGCAAGCGCAATTTCAAAAAGCACAGTAATAAGTCCCGTAACTTTAAAGGAAAAGGGAACCGCGGTTTCCAAAATAAAGGGCGTAACTCGAACGCTAAATAATATAATGAAGCTGTCAGACCTAAGGGGCTGGCAGCTTTTTTATTATACGAGTGGTAGGTTAAATAAATGATTTTCTTCTCATTAGAAAAGCCGCCTTCTTGCGGAGGGCGGCGAAAAAGTTATTAAATGTTATTAGCAAGGGCCAGCAGAACAAGAAAGATAATGATCCCCCAAAGTATGTTTTTTCCGTATCCCTTTCTTCTTACACTACGTCTATTCCATCGATTTGGGTTAAATCCTGCACCACTTTGACTCTTGTTCTTATGTCTCCCCCGGTTGACCCCAATGGAAAAGGGTTTAGCCTTTCTGAGAAAAGGAGGAGCCATGGCGAAGCCGCCGATTAGACCGAATACATGGGCCACGACATTAATATTCGGTCGCGTAAAGGTCATAAATAATCCAAGGATAAAAATGACCATAATGATTTGTGAATTGGCTGAACCGATCAAGTGTTTGCGGAACAAAACCATGAATACATAAATGCCGAAAATGCCAAATATGGCACCTGATGCTCCAAGATGCTGGTAGAAAGCATTTGGCGCAACAATGTATGTTCCGATATTTCCGGCGATCCCGGCAAGAAGATAAACGCTGATGAACTTTAATCTGCCTAACATCTGTTCAAGAGCTGGCCCAAATAGGACGAGTGAGAAGGAATTGAACAGGGCATGGGCAAATCCGCCATGCAGAAAAATAGGGGTTATGAGGCGCCAATACTCACCTTGGGCTACAAGGTAGTTGTTCCCCACCCCGGCACGCAGCATGTCGAGAGCAAATGAAAACTGAAAAACATAAATGCACAGCCATAATAAGAGGTTAATGGCAACAAGTCCTGATACGATAGGGTAAAATCTTAGAAATTCCTTGAAACTTTCTGTTCTAACAAACATGTTATTTGGTCTCCTTTAGAAGAGTATCTCATTTCCAATATAAGCAATCACATAGGCCAGTATTCTTTTTAAGAGAAGAAATTATCGGGTATACTAAAATTGTAGCCCGACTCATCAGAAGCAAAAGTATAAAGGAAGATGAATATGATTAAGGGGATTGGCATTGATATTGTTGAAATTGATCGTATTAAACAAAGTATAAAGCGAAATGCTCGCTTTGTTCAAAGAATATTAACCAGGAATGAACAGGAGCGGTATCATCAGTTAACGAAACACCGAGGTGCAGAATTTCTCGCGGGTCGTTTTGCGGCGAAGGAAGCTTTCTCTAAAGCTGTTGGAACGGGGCTCGGAAAGCTCAGTTTTCAAGATATTGAAGTGAAAACGAATAAGGACGGAGCTCCCATTATACATGTGAAGGAATATGAACACCTCGAGATATGGGTAGCTATCTCGCATAGTAAGAGTCAAGCTGTAGCGCAAATCGTCCTTGAAGATAGAGCAAATGACATAATTACATAGGTTGTCTCATAACATGTAATGCGGGTAGGAGGGAACGAAATGGATGTTGTGACCGCGCAGGAGATGTACGAATGGGACCAGGTGGCGATAGAGTCCTCTGGATTAGAAGGTAAACTATTAATGGAGAATGCGGGCCGAGCAGTTTGTTTTGATTTAGAAAAAAAGCTGTCCAAACATCAAAAGATTGTCATTCTAATTGGTG
This region includes:
- a CDS encoding DEAD/DEAH box helicase gives rise to the protein MTTFNSLGLSNPVLKALNNMGFEETTPIQEQTIPLGLQGKDVIGQAQTGTGKTAAFGIPMIEKINKDIKSVQGLVIAPTRELAIQVAEEVNRLGKYKGVRTLPIYGGSNMERQIRALRDNQIVVATPGRLLDHIRRKTIKLENVHTAVLDEADEMLNMGFIDDIRDILKSLPEHRQTLLFSATMPKEIRNIATTLMKKPEEVKVKSKEMTVENIDQYYLEIPEKHKFDTLTRLLDIHAPALAIVFGRTKRRVDEVSDGLQARGFRAEGIHGDLTQGKRMSVLNKFKKGRIEILVATDVAARGLDISEVSHVYNFDIPQDPESYVHRIGRTGRAGRKGESVSFVTSREKAQLNLIEKLTKKKVERMNVPSSDEARRGQQQVAVEKLTGAVGNKDLDKYRQSASELLEQHDASDLVAAALKMLTKERSEVPVRLSSVQPISVKGARGGGKGKGGNKPYRKDGKRNFKKHSNKSRNFKGKGNRGFQNKGRNSNAK
- the abc-f gene encoding ribosomal protection-like ABC-F family protein, with the translated sequence MITVKDVYKIIGGKVLFESLTFEINEGQKIGLVGRNGSGKSTLFRLITKEEELDGGDLFIKKDLAIGYLRQIPDQFNGTAKKYLEAAFTELNQLLMDMQRLEKEMLDPEKMEKALSRYGEVQDQFTEMGGYEVEAMISQVANGLRVEQLLDLPFRSLSGGEKTKLSLARILLEKPEVLLLDEPTNHLDLVAIEWLEQYLLQYKGAVCIISHDRSFLDHTVSTIVDLESGVAQSYKGNYSSFEQQKEEQLLAEFHQYQEQQKKIKKMKEAIRRLRQWANEANPPNPKLFKKAKSMERALEKMEKINRPILDRKKMGLTLQADGRSGNDALTAEGVTKGYRGRLILDEIYLNLRYKERLAIVGANGSGKSTLLKLLLQQEKPDAGVVKQGSSIQIGYLPQNPLDGVDDQQRMIDYFREYIRVTEGQARHLLAAFMFYGYDVFLKIAHLSGGERMRLKLAVFMHEGVNLLVLDEPTNHLDVESQEVLEEALEHFEGTVIGVSHDRYFLNRCFKETAYLVEGRLYRYLGSYNETKEKWQGLLEKPVKMEPPAKAKPSNPAIKEVPVEERIMKLEQDLNETDEALKRETGTAELKVLQKRKDVLTERIDQLYDVWMN
- a CDS encoding YppG family protein; amino-acid sequence: MNEKVELIVYTYTYPYNSYYPYCQPDSRTNTSPPYYNHYNPYGNFASPPNAMWNQGMYAYNNPYTYGYGQQGYNEGEPAAASKSSVVSYFQDEQGQLDFDKMMSTTGQVMQTIQQVSPIVKGIGSFVKGMK
- the acpS gene encoding holo-ACP synthase gives rise to the protein MIKGIGIDIVEIDRIKQSIKRNARFVQRILTRNEQERYHQLTKHRGAEFLAGRFAAKEAFSKAVGTGLGKLSFQDIEVKTNKDGAPIIHVKEYEHLEIWVAISHSKSQAVAQIVLEDRANDIIT
- a CDS encoding rhomboid family intramembrane serine protease, yielding MFVRTESFKEFLRFYPIVSGLVAINLLLWLCIYVFQFSFALDMLRAGVGNNYLVAQGEYWRLITPIFLHGGFAHALFNSFSLVLFGPALEQMLGRLKFISVYLLAGIAGNIGTYIVAPNAFYQHLGASGAIFGIFGIYVFMVLFRKHLIGSANSQIIMVIFILGLFMTFTRPNINVVAHVFGLIGGFAMAPPFLRKAKPFSIGVNRGRHKNKSQSGAGFNPNRWNRRSVRRKGYGKNILWGIIIFLVLLALANNI
- a CDS encoding glutaredoxin family protein, which translates into the protein MIGHEVIVYTSNDCVQCEKVLAKLSKWNIAFEERNISKDERHFKDLKAQRIYATPATFFNSEKILGYQERRLRRALGIPYDATFQKTSNISS
- a CDS encoding DMT family transporter translates to MDKPPFHPYFMLAIGVLSISTSAILVKLAGDAPASMIAFYRLVLAVIIMLPYVMWNHTHEFKEISSKEWVLATFAGIFLASHFILWFESLNYTSVASSVILVSMQPLFAFLGTFLFFKERFTAGALLSMVIAVTGSVIISSGDFRISGMALVGDILALLGAVMVTAYFLLGQNLRRRLSLLFYTFIVYGVAALSLFIYNLVLNYSFTGYSGHQWLIFLALAIVPTFFGHTLFNASLRWISTSTISMGILLEPIGASILAYVVLDEQISWYQWLGGSIVLFGLMLFIVSTKKLRKPKITHNSHNS
- a CDS encoding SDR family oxidoreductase translates to MRVLVIGANGKVGKHIVDKLSDYGHEPVPMVRDTDQFPHFEEKGHKPVLGDLEKDFDSAFYNIDAVIFAAGSGPHTGADKTILIDQEGAIKAIERSKYFGIKKFVILSSIAADRPESTPDTIKHYMFAKHRADEHLKQSGLTYTIVRPGILTNNSGTGKVKLQKHVPGFEKIPREDVAETISFLLSESQALNKSFDLVSGEQRIQETLTN
- a CDS encoding DegV family protein encodes the protein MSIQLIIDGGADLPQAMVEQHNLKVVPLNLHFDEDHYKTGLTIDLPTFYEKLKEATTLPSTSSPSPNEFYDKYKEVDKDTPIIVLALTQGLSGTYESAVIGKKMLLEEEPNRSIAVLNTKTASCGIALLVHEATAMSANGIKFKEVVAHMEKKIEQTTTLFILKTLENVIKGGRLDKVKGTIAKTLNIKLLMKATEQGKIEVTEKVRGNKKSLRRFIEQIGEYSHQFEDKVIAISHSNDEERGKSVLQSIRDRYNFKDSIFTEMGPIISTHAGEGGIVIAFFKND